A stretch of DNA from Takifugu rubripes chromosome 15, fTakRub1.2, whole genome shotgun sequence:
TTTAACACTGCTCATTCTCTACATCCACCTCGGCCTTTCAGATCTTATGGATATGTAGGTTAACAGGAAGGAAAACCTTCCAGCCTTCCTGTCAGCCCTGATGGGGCCTGTGAATCCATCTGCCCTTCAGTAACAGAAAAACCCTGATGCCACTGTATCTCTGACTCCAGGAAACTGTTGGGGGGCTTCTACTCCTGGTCTCTTGGGTTCGGCTCGGCGCTGCCTGCTTCCTATCTCGCCATCCTCGTGGAGCGCAAGAGCAGGTGAGTTTCCTGCGGTGGCTCGGACGTTGTCCTCATAAATATTGACTGTTTTGTTGGGAGCTCGTATAATCCTCACTTATACTCCCCCTGATTCAGGAGAGGACTGTTGACGATATACATGGCCAACCTTGTAAGAGCATTTCCAGTCTCTTGTTTGTTTTAGCAAATACAGTTAAAGCTGTATTGTTTTTATCACAGGCCTAAAATTTAAGCTGCTCCGTGTCCGTTTGTCTCGTCAGGCCACTGAAACTTTGTTCCGGATGGCAGCGACCCGCGGCTTCGTCAGACCCGTGAGACACGGAGAGGTCAGTAGATGCACGAGATCTAGTGGATCTAAACGTGCCCCATGATCTGCTGGACTGATGATAGAAGACTGCTGGAACTGTCTTAACGTGCTTCCCTGGAataatgtcccccccccccccaggtgcttCTGTTCTGCATAACTGCTTCACTCTAcatgttcttcttcaggtcAGAACTCTCTGAAATCTCAGCAATGTCCGTTTCCACGTATGACAAAGGTGAACGTTGTGTTCTGTCCCGCAGGAGTCGAGACGGCCTCAAAGGCTTCGCCTTTTCCGCGTTGAAGTGAGTCGGCCGCGTCCCGGGCGCTGACTTTGACCCCTTTGCTTGAGTGTTCTAACAGTGGCGCTCGTGTCCGTCTCAGGTTCATCATCGGGAAAGAGGAGCTTCCCACTCACGCCGTCGTGGCCGAGCACGGCAGCTCGAGGACGCCGGACAGGACGGCGCTCGCCGTGGAGGGCGGGGCCGGGAGGAAGACGCTGCGGGCGTACACCAAAGAACTGCTGGAGTCCATGTGAGGGCTGCTCACGCAACCACCGTTCCCTCCGTCTCCAAAGCTCTGACTTCTTCTCCTGATCATTTGTAGATGCACAAAGGGTCCCAGACACAGGTGCTGCAgacatcaccatgacaactgcATCTCCTACTGCATTAAAGTGAGTCACCTCCGTCCAGCGGGCTGCGTTTGCTTTAGATCTCGTCCTGATAAAGGAGCGTTTGGTGAAtgttctgtctcctccaggGTTTTGTCAGGATGTTTAGTGTGGGCTACCTGATTCAGTGCTGTCTTAAGGTGCCTTCAGCCTTCAGACAGATGTTCTCCAAACCCTCACGGATCCCCTCGCTCTTCTACAACAAAGAGAACTTCCAGTTAGGGGCCTTTCTGGGATCCTTCGTCAGCATATACAAGGTTGATCTCCCCTTGCTTCCGGTCTCCATGGTTACTAGTGTGGTTTCTTGTATTTACCTGGTTCTCCTTGGCTCAGGTGACCAGCTGCCTGTTGCGCTGGATGCGGAACATTGATGATGAGCTCCACGCATTAATCGCAGGTGTGGCCCGATTCTTCACGCTAAGTAGAATTTTTGCCACGTGACAGTTGTGTCCGTCCGATCCTCTGTCCCTTCCCAGGCTTCCTGGCCGGAACGTCCATGTTCTTCTACAGAAGCACCACCATATCCATGTACCTTTTTACAAAGCTGATGGAGGTAAAACTTGTGTCGCGAGAAACGAGAAGTCGGAAGCAATAGTGACGATTCTGCTCTCTCGTTTTAGACCATGTACTTCA
This window harbors:
- the LOC101077678 gene encoding transmembrane protein 135, which encodes MAVLSKIPHNCYEIGHTWNPSCLQSALDVSRSALEVSFKIYVPLYLIAAVLRRRKKDYYLKRLIPEILWSTTFLTANGGLYIVFFCILRKLLGGFYSWSLGFGSALPASYLAILVERKSRRGLLTIYMANLATETLFRMAATRGFVRPVRHGEVLLFCITASLYMFFFRSRDGLKGFAFSALKFIIGKEELPTHAVVAEHGSSRTPDRTALAVEGGAGRKTLRAYTKELLESICTKGPRHRCCRHHHDNCISYCIKGFVRMFSVGYLIQCCLKVPSAFRQMFSKPSRIPSLFYNKENFQLGAFLGSFVSIYKVTSCLLRWMRNIDDELHALIAGFLAGTSMFFYRSTTISMYLFTKLMETMYFKGIEAGRFPYFPHADTVLYAVSTAICFQAAVMEVQNLRPAYWKFLLRLTQGRFALMNRQVLDVFGTQASRDFKGFVPKLDPHFTSVLLPGADITLG